One Pseudomonas brassicacearum genomic region harbors:
- a CDS encoding methyltransferase: protein MNPEERLSEADLALLQLGRRLQADGYRFITPTPLTHERVNQRPGNERAKTLRDVFGWSRPFAAGLISADEQRQLQEAEVLEARDGLLRSRVRWSSLDGLLFAHSQFPTQANDAVFFGPDSYRFAQLIHTHLQQNFTAVHRAVDIGCGAGVGALVIARARREAQVLALDINPLALRLTAVNAALAEVANVEIARSDVLQDVEGSFDLIVANPPYMADPSERAYRHGGGVLGAGLSLRIVEQALPRLTPGGSLVLYTGVAMVDGRDPFLEALRPWRDSAEFGWTYRELDPDVFGEELLTPGYQDVERIAVVALVVTRIGAGIGGTIDEQAHEVRY from the coding sequence ATGAATCCAGAAGAACGCCTGTCCGAAGCGGACCTGGCCTTGCTGCAATTGGGCCGCCGCTTGCAAGCTGACGGCTATCGTTTCATCACCCCGACGCCCCTGACCCACGAGCGGGTCAACCAACGGCCTGGCAACGAGCGCGCCAAGACACTACGGGATGTGTTTGGCTGGTCGCGGCCGTTTGCCGCGGGGCTGATCAGCGCCGATGAGCAGCGGCAATTGCAGGAAGCCGAAGTACTGGAGGCGCGCGACGGCCTGTTGCGTAGCCGGGTGCGCTGGTCGAGCCTGGATGGTTTGCTGTTTGCCCATTCGCAATTCCCCACCCAGGCCAATGATGCGGTGTTTTTCGGCCCGGACAGCTACCGCTTCGCACAACTGATCCATACTCATCTGCAACAGAACTTCACAGCGGTGCATCGTGCCGTGGACATCGGCTGTGGCGCCGGTGTCGGGGCCCTGGTGATTGCCCGGGCCCGGCGCGAAGCTCAGGTGCTGGCCCTGGACATAAACCCGCTGGCCCTGCGCCTGACTGCGGTGAATGCGGCATTGGCCGAAGTGGCCAACGTCGAAATCGCCCGCAGCGACGTGCTACAGGACGTGGAGGGCAGCTTCGACCTGATTGTCGCCAACCCGCCATACATGGCTGATCCGTCCGAGCGCGCCTATCGTCATGGTGGCGGGGTGCTTGGTGCCGGGCTGTCGTTGCGCATCGTCGAGCAGGCCTTGCCCCGACTCACACCGGGTGGTTCGCTGGTGCTCTATACCGGCGTGGCAATGGTCGATGGCCGAGATCCGTTTCTCGAAGCGCTCAGGCCATGGCGTGACTCGGCGGAGTTTGGCTGGACCTATCGAGAATTGGACCCGGATGTGTTCGGTGAGGAACTGCTCACGCCGGGTTATCAGGACGTGGAAAGGATCGCCGTGGTGGCGTTGGTTGTAACCCGCATCGGCGCGGGTATCGGAGGGACTATCGATGAACAGGCGCATGAAGTTCGGTATTGA
- a CDS encoding iron-containing redox enzyme family protein, with the protein MTALTTLRSQPATVQPVTAAGTVRQCYERLLQGPDDADKQAAAQAFLQHCAEQAEALPQEMPDDPMALQAWVEQHSAGVARQYAEYLERRKSGGAREFFSSKAHALYFLQAVAPTKLVDGAWLYGVLKHWHDHRFEGLLCTYLEELGDGNPAQNHVVIYRKLLAEHGLPDAPDIDDERYLQGAVQLALGYAGDEYLPEVIGYNLGYEQLPLHLLISAYELSELDIDPYYFTLHVTIDNASTGHAHKAVQSLLQLMPMAADRESFWRRVTLGYRLNDLGQGSRAIIESFDLYREVLAMLERKRPFGQHMHSDYCKFEGQTVNQWLSAPGQLEGFLAALQNKGWIKRHEDPRNSRFWTLIEGAGAAMFGVFSPYEKQLLHDWIAGDWLEQGTRSGPRRSHGAVCEPQMPVEDPDVQSLQQALQGQTPDEQMHILMPWLSARCHSHPAGLLATRRFIELKSALR; encoded by the coding sequence ATGACCGCGCTGACAACCCTCCGATCCCAGCCTGCCACCGTGCAACCTGTCACGGCCGCCGGGACCGTGCGCCAATGCTATGAACGACTGCTCCAGGGCCCCGACGATGCGGACAAGCAAGCCGCCGCCCAAGCCTTCCTCCAGCATTGCGCTGAACAAGCCGAGGCACTCCCCCAGGAGATGCCCGATGATCCCATGGCCCTGCAAGCCTGGGTCGAGCAACACAGCGCCGGCGTCGCCCGGCAATACGCCGAGTATCTGGAACGGCGCAAAAGTGGCGGTGCGCGAGAGTTCTTCAGCAGCAAGGCCCATGCCTTGTATTTCCTGCAAGCCGTTGCGCCGACCAAACTCGTAGACGGCGCCTGGCTGTATGGCGTGCTCAAGCATTGGCACGACCACCGTTTCGAAGGCCTGCTATGCACCTATCTGGAGGAGCTGGGAGACGGCAATCCTGCGCAAAACCATGTGGTGATCTATCGCAAGCTACTGGCCGAGCACGGATTGCCGGACGCTCCGGACATCGATGATGAGCGCTACCTGCAAGGCGCGGTGCAACTGGCCCTGGGTTACGCGGGCGATGAGTACCTGCCCGAGGTCATCGGTTACAACCTGGGTTACGAACAACTGCCCTTGCACCTGTTGATCAGCGCTTATGAGCTGAGCGAACTGGACATCGACCCGTACTACTTCACCCTCCACGTGACCATCGACAACGCCAGCACCGGTCATGCCCATAAGGCCGTGCAATCGTTGCTGCAACTGATGCCGATGGCAGCCGACCGCGAGTCTTTCTGGCGCCGGGTCACTCTGGGCTATCGCCTCAACGATCTGGGGCAGGGCAGTCGGGCAATCATCGAGTCGTTCGACCTCTACCGTGAAGTGTTGGCCATGCTCGAACGCAAACGCCCGTTCGGCCAGCACATGCATTCCGATTACTGCAAGTTTGAAGGCCAGACCGTCAACCAGTGGCTTTCGGCACCGGGACAATTGGAGGGCTTCCTTGCGGCGCTGCAGAACAAGGGTTGGATCAAACGTCACGAAGATCCCCGGAACAGCCGCTTCTGGACCTTGATCGAAGGCGCGGGGGCGGCCATGTTCGGGGTGTTCAGCCCTTATGAAAAGCAACTGCTGCACGACTGGATCGCAGGGGACTGGCTGGAGCAGGGCACGCGGTCGGGCCCACGCCGCAGTCACGGGGCCGTTTGTGAGCCACAGATGCCGGTGGAAGACCCCGATGTGCAAAGCCTGCAACAAGCGCTGCAAGGCCAGACGCCCGATGAGCAAATGCATATTTTGATGCCTTGGCTTTCGGCCCGTTGCCACAGTCACCCGGCCGGACTGCTGGCGACGCGGCGGTTCATCGAACTCAAATCCGCACTGCGCTAG
- a CDS encoding cation:proton antiporter yields the protein MIFTVWVAVLGAVLLTLALTSSYLRWMPVTTSAMCLVLGAVIGPAGLGLLKLDLGDSSVWMEHLTEVAVVFSLFVSGLKLRLPLKDRTWRVAYGLAGPVMILTIAGLCLTLHYLFGLGWGVSLLIGAMLAPTDPVLAALVQVNDARDDDRVRFGLSGEAGLNDGTAFPFVILGLLVLRADGSGFLGEWVLRSVLWAVPAGLLIGYWMGRGIGRLTLSMRIKNADSTLSPNDYLALALIALAYVAAEAVQGYGFLSVFAAGLGLRQAEVQSTDENSPPAEHLVQPVVGHEAVDPQQAVLGDTASLDDGQVAAGVMMGDMLAFGSLVERSMEVFLVTLLGVVVANHWDWRALAIGALLFAVIRPLSVLAMPWGRLLDGPQRLLIGWFGIRGIGSLFYLFYALNHDLQPEVARLCINLTLSVVALSILAHGLSTQPMLAWYERRKRSN from the coding sequence ATGATTTTCACTGTATGGGTAGCGGTGCTCGGTGCCGTGTTGTTGACCCTGGCCCTGACCTCTTCCTACCTGCGCTGGATGCCGGTTACCACCTCGGCGATGTGTCTGGTGCTGGGTGCGGTCATCGGACCGGCCGGGCTGGGTCTGCTGAAGCTGGACCTCGGCGACTCTTCGGTATGGATGGAACATCTCACGGAAGTCGCGGTGGTGTTTTCGCTGTTCGTCAGCGGCCTCAAGCTGCGCCTGCCCCTCAAGGACCGGACCTGGCGCGTCGCCTATGGGTTGGCCGGGCCGGTGATGATCCTGACCATCGCCGGCCTGTGCCTGACGCTGCATTACCTGTTCGGTCTCGGTTGGGGCGTGTCGTTGCTAATCGGCGCGATGCTGGCTCCTACCGACCCGGTATTGGCGGCGTTGGTACAGGTCAACGATGCCCGGGACGACGATCGGGTACGCTTCGGTTTGTCTGGCGAAGCCGGATTGAACGATGGCACCGCGTTTCCCTTTGTCATCCTGGGGCTGCTGGTGCTGCGCGCGGACGGCAGCGGCTTTCTCGGAGAATGGGTCCTGCGCAGTGTGCTGTGGGCCGTGCCGGCCGGCTTGCTGATCGGCTACTGGATGGGGCGCGGCATCGGTCGGCTGACCTTGTCGATGCGCATCAAGAATGCCGACAGCACCCTGTCACCCAATGACTATCTGGCCCTGGCGCTGATCGCCCTGGCCTATGTCGCGGCCGAGGCGGTCCAAGGCTATGGTTTTCTCTCGGTGTTCGCCGCAGGCCTGGGACTGCGCCAGGCCGAAGTGCAGTCCACCGACGAAAACTCACCGCCGGCCGAACACCTGGTGCAACCCGTCGTCGGTCACGAAGCCGTCGATCCCCAACAAGCGGTGCTGGGGGATACCGCGTCCCTGGATGACGGCCAGGTGGCGGCCGGTGTGATGATGGGCGACATGCTCGCGTTCGGCAGCTTGGTGGAGCGCTCCATGGAAGTGTTCCTGGTGACGCTGCTCGGGGTGGTAGTAGCCAATCACTGGGATTGGCGGGCCTTGGCCATCGGCGCCCTGCTGTTTGCTGTGATTCGCCCCTTGAGTGTGTTGGCGATGCCCTGGGGGCGATTGCTGGACGGGCCGCAGCGGTTGTTGATCGGTTGGTTTGGCATACGCGGTATCGGTAGTCTGTTTTATCTGTTCTATGCCTTGAATCATGACCTGCAGCCAGAGGTGGCCAGGTTGTGCATCAACCTCACGTTGTCGGTGGTGGCGTTGAGCATCCTGGCCCATGGGCTGAGCACCCAGCCTATGTTGGCTTGGTATGAGCGTCGCAAGCGATCGAACTGA